Below is a window of Synechococcus sp. RSCCF101 DNA.
AAAACTACATCTATGGCGGTGAAGGATCCGACTGGATCTCCTACGACTATCAGACCAACTTCTCCACTCGGGGGATCGATGCTGATTTGGTCCGTGGGCATATCCAGAACGGCATTCGTGAGTTCGATACACCCGAAGTAACTTCCGAATCCCGTGAACGCGACTACGTTTATAGCGTTGAGAACATCCAAGGAAGCAGGCTTGATGATGTCATTCGCGGTGATGGCAACGACAACACCCTGATTAGCGGTACAGGCGACGATATCCTCGCCGGCAGGGGTGGAGCCGACACCTTTGTGCTGACCGGCGGCAGCAACACAATCGAGGATGCGACTGGGGCGGACAGCATCGAGATCCTTGCTGATGCCTACGCTCCGTCTATTCCTGCCATCGACGGAGCCGATAGACCCGCCTTTGTGATCTCGGAGATCGATCGCAACGGTGACCGCACCATCACCTCCAGCCGCGGAGAACTGGTGGCCACCCTCAACAACCAGCAGGGCAGCTCCTTTGATCCCATCACCGGCATCCGCGTCATCGACGCAGGTCGCAACAGCATCGATGCCGACCTCAGCTTTGGTCTCCCCCTCGATCCACCCACCGAGCCCGAACTCCCTGGCACCGATCCGCTGCCCGGCGATCCCATCACCGGGACCGCTGGTGACGACATCCTGATGGGGACGGGTGCCGCTGACACCTTCCTCTGGTCCGCTGGAAACGACGTCGTCTCAGGCTTCAGCTTCGAGCACGGCGATCTGTTCCACATCCAGGCTGATACCAGCTATTCCATCGTCCAGTCCGGCGCCGATGCTCAGCTGGTCACTGACTTCGGCACCACCACCTTCACCGGAGTGTCTGCTGATCAGCTCGTAGCGGAGCAGTCGGTCGTGATCGTCTGACCACCATCGACCGGGCTCAGACCACACATGCCCCCGGGCTCCGCGTCTGGGGGGGTTCTTATGGGCGGAGCCTGGTGGCGAATCGACTCCCTCCGTCGCGCGCGCTTGTCCAGATGAGCAGGAGCACGTTCCTGTGCTGCGCCAAAGAAAGGCCGGGCCGCCCAACCAGAGACCCGACCCGGTGCCGTGTGACCCGGCGTACGTACCGGGCATTGGGGATTGGTGCAGGTCCATTCCTTTGGCTCATGGCGCGAGCAGAACGATCCGGCTTGCTGATGGCGACCGATCGGTTGACCAGGACTCTCGCCCATTCATTGGGACCCCTGCGCAGCGTCATGACCACCCGAGCCCAGGCGATCGGCCTCGCCCTCAGCGCCCGTCTTCTTCGCCTGGTTGCGGAGCCTGCCAGCGTTCAGCTGACGCCGTAGCGGCGCTGCGACAGGGAGCGGGCGGAAGTAACCCGACTGAACACCAGCTCCAGGCCCTGAATCCTGGCCTCTACGCCGCGCACGAAGCGAATGACAGGGCGGGCGTGTGCTCCTATCGCTGCCGTGTCTCACCGCCTCGTTCAGCCTGCCGCTGGAAACACCTGCATCCCGAACCCCCACTGCAGGGTGAGCCGCGCCAGCCAGTAGGCCAGCAGTGCCACTGCGGCCAGCACCAGATGCCGCCCCTGCAGGGACGGCGGCAGCAGGCGGCGCTGCCGCAGAGCCCAGAACGACCAGGCGAACAGGCCCACAGCCACCAGGGGGCCGAAGGCATGCAGGCTCACGGCGCTCTCAAGGTCGCCCCGAAAGGTGGCGGAGGTGGCCCGGGTGAGGAAGCAGCTGGGACAGGGGACTCCGGTGAGGCTGCGCAGCGGGCACTCCCAGCCCGGCAGGCCGGGGTGCCAGGCCTTGATCACCAGATAGGTGGTGAGGGTGGCCGGCAGCAGATGGCCGGCATGCTGCAGCCGCTGCAGGAAGTGCCTCAGCGATCCACCGAGCCCATGATCACATCGATCGAGCCGAGGATGGCCATGATGTCCGCCACCTTGGCTCCCTGCAGGATGTGGGGAAGGATCTGGAGGTTGTTGAAGTCGGCGGCCCGGATCTTCCAGCGCCAGGGCGTCACATCGTTGCTGCCGATGATGAACACGCCCAGCTCACCCTTGCCGGATTCGACGCGGCAGTAGAGCTCGCCATCGGGGATCTTGAAGGTGGGAGCCACCTTCTTGGCCACGTACTGGTAATCGAACCCGGCGAATTCACTGGTCTTGCCTTCGGCCATCCGCCGCGCTTCCAGATTCTCCGTCGGTCCGCCGGGAATCATCGTGCAGGCCTGCTGGAGGATGCGCAGGGACTGGCGCATCTCCTGGATGCGAACCCGGTAGCGCGCGTAGCAGTCGCCTTCGGTTGCGCAGGCCACGTCCCAGTCGAAATCGTCGTAGCACTCGTAGTGGTCGACCTTGCGCAGATCCCAGGGCACCCCCGAGGCCCGCAGCATCGGGCCGGACAGGCTCCAGTTGATCGCCTGCTCGCGGCTGATCACGCCGAGGCCCTCGATGCGGCGACGAAAGATGGGGTTGTCGGTGATCAGCTTTTCGTATTCATCGATCTTGGGGCCGAACCAGTTGCAGAAGTCCTGGCACTTCTCCAGCCAGCCCCAGGGCAGATCGGCAGCGACGCCACCGATGCGGAAGTAGTTGTTGTTGATCAGCCGCTGACCGGTGGCCGCCTCCCAGAGGTCGTAGATCATCTCCCGTTCACGGAAGATGTAGAAGAAGGGCGTCTGCGCGCCCACGTCCGCCAGGAAGGGGCCAAGCCAGAGCAGGTGATTGGCGATCCGGTTCAGCTCGAGCATCAGCACCCGGATGTAGCTGGCGCGGCGCGGCACCGGCACATCGGCCAGCTGCTCGGGAGCATTGACGGTGATCGCCTCGTTGAACATTCCGGCCGCGTAGTCCCAGCGGCTCACGTAGGGCACGAACATCACGTTCGTGCGGTTCTCCGCGATCTTCTCCATGCCGCGGTGCAGGTAGCCGATCACCGGCTCGCAGTCCACCACGTCCTCGCCGTCGAGGGTCACCACCAGCCGCAGCACCCCGTGCATCGAGGGGTGGTGGGGGCCGAAGTTCACCACCATCGGCTCCGTGCGCGTTTCCAGCTGCGTCATGGATCCGGGTCGGTGGAGCCCAGATCTTAGGAAGGAGGCCGCGATCGACCGACCGCCGCTGGACCGCTTCGATCACACGTCCGTGCTGCTGGAGCCGGTGCTCGAGCTCTTTGCCCACGCTCCGGCCCGGGGCGTGCTGCTGGACGCGACGCTCGGAGGGGCCGGCCACAGCGCCGCCCTGCTCGAGGCCCATCCGGGCTGGCAGCTGATCGGCCTGGACCGGGATCCCACAGCCCGGGCCGCGGCTCGGGAGCGCCTGCAGTGCTTCGGCGCGCGGGCTCAGGTGCTGGCGGGCAGCTTCGCCGAGCACGTGCCCGACCAGCCCCTGATCGGGGTGCTGGCGGATCTGGGGGTGAGCAGCCCCCAGCTGGACGTGCCGGAACGGGGCTTCAGCTTCCGCCAGCCCGGGCCGATCGACATGCGCATGGACCCGACCGGGAGCCCCTCCGCCGCCGACCTGCTCGACACCCTGCCGGAGCAGGACCTGGCCGACCTCATCTACCGCTACGGCGAGGAGCGTCTCTCCCGCCGCATCGCCCGGCGTCTGGTGGCGCAGCGCCCCTGGAGCGAACCGGAACGCACCACCGCTGATCTGGCCTATGCGGTGGCCGGTTGCTATCCCCCCCGGGCCCGGCGCGGCCGCATCCATCCCGCCACGCGCACCTTCCAGGCGTTGCGGATCGCGGTGAACGATGAACTCGCGGCTCTGGAGACCCTGCTGGCACGAGGCCCTGACTGGCTGGCCCCCTCGGGCGTGCTGGCCGTGATCAGCTTCCATTCGCTCGAGGACCGGCGGGTCAAGCAGGCGTTCCTGGCCGACCCGCGCCTGGAGCGGCTGACCCGGCGGGCGATCCAGGCCTCCCCCGAGGAGCAGGAGCGCAATCCCCGCAGCCGCTCGGCCCGCCTGCGGGCGGCCCGTCGCCTGAAGATGGCTCCCGGCTGATCCCAGGGAGTCCATGCCCAGCGATCCGGTCTGGTGGCTGGCGGTGCTGATTCAGGCCCTGGCGGTTGCCGGAACCCTGCTCCCGCTGCTGCCGGGTCTGGTGCTGCTGCCACTGGGGGCCCTGCTCTGGTGCTGGCGCACCGGCTGGGAGCAGGGATGGTGGGCTCTGCTGCTGGTGGGTCTGCTGACCCTCGCGGGCCTTCTCGCCGATCTGCTGGCCCTCGGTCTCGCCTCCGCTCGGCTTCAGGCCAGCCGCTGGGCCCCCGTCGGGGCCGGCATCGGACTGGTGCTGGGGGTGTTCGGCCTGCTGCCGGCTCTGCCGGTGGGTGGCCCCCTGCTGGCGGCCCTGGTCGGCCCCTGGCTGGGCGCCGCGCTGGTGGAGCTCTGGGTGGCCCTGCGCCCGCCCCAGTCGCTCGGCGGCCCTGCCGCCCTGCGGCGCGGCGCCACGGTGGGGCTGGCCGTGGTGGCCGGCCTGCTGGTGAGCAAGGCGGCTCAGCTGCTGCTGGCGCTGCTGGGCATGCTGGGCTTCGTCGCCCTCACCCTGGTCGAATCCGGGGTCGCCGCCGGGGCGGGCTGAGGGGTCAGCAGCCCAGGGGCCCCGTGGGGTTCAGAGGCCGCTGCTGCTCATCAGGCCGGTCAGATCCTCGGTACCGAACACCTGGCGATAGGCGGCTGTGGCGACACAGGACACGAGCGGGGTGGCCACGAGCAGGCCGACACCGCAGAGGGCCACACCCGCCATCACCAGCACCCCCAGCAGGAGCGCCAGCAGAAAGAAACGACCCCACTGGGGGTCCACGGTCCGCCGGCCGCGCTCGATCGTGGCCACCGGCCCGGGACCCTCCAGGAGGGCGATCTGCACCAGGAACATCTGGTTGATGCCCAGATACAGGAGCACGGCGAAGGCCACCAGAGCGGGGATGATCACGAGCGGTTTGGCCAGCTGGTAGGCGCCCGCCCCGAGGAGGCCGATCAGCACCAGGATCACCAGCATCAGGATGCCGAGGGTGAGCTGGCGCAGGAACAGCCGCACCATGGCGCCCCCATCCCAGCGCAGAAAACTGCCCAGCTCCGGCCGTCCACCTTCCAGGGCCTCCCAGGTGCCCCGCAGCATGCCGGTGGCGCCCCAGAGGCTCACCACAACGGTCACCAGGCTGCCCACCAGGCTCACGACCAGACCGATCAGGTCCATGCCGGTGTCTTCGGTGAAGGTGCTGGCCTGCTGCAGACCGGAGCCGATCAGGTTCACCACACCCCAGATCAGCGTGAACACCACGAACGGGCCGGGCGCGCGCTTGAAGCCCTCCCAGCCGTCCTTCAGCGCCTCCATCACCCTGAGCTCGGAGCCGGAACTGGGGGAAATGCCGCTGCTGGCCATGGATCCGGGGGGGCGCCGGGCGCCGGGACGCACTGACGGAAACGTAGCGACGCGAACGGTTTCTGGCCGTCCGGGCAGCACTTCTGGCCGAGTCCAGCGGGTCCCACGCTGCCTGGCCTCAGCCCGGTCGATCGCGCCGCAGCTGACGCACCACGTCAGCGATCCGGCTGCCGGCCGCATCGACCTCTCCCTCGCTGGTCTGCCGCCCCAGGCTCAGCCGCAGCGATGCCTCCGCTTCCCGGCGGCTGCGGCCGAGGGCCGCCAGCACATGCGAGGGTTCGCCGGCGCTGCAGGCGGAGCCGCTGCTGCAGGCGATGCTGCGGCGGAGCTCGCGATGCAGCGCCGCTCCGTTCACCCCCCGCACCGTGACGCTGAGGTTGTGGGCGAGGCGGTGCTCCATCGACCCGTTCACCACCACATCCCCGAGCTCCAGCAGCGGCGTCAGCAACCGCTGCCGCAGTTCGGAGCAGCGCTGCTGCCGTTCCACCCGGTCCGCCTGAGCGAGCGCCGAGGCTTCGGCCAGGCCCGCGATCAGGGGCACGGGCAGTGTTCCCGCCCGCAGTCCCCGCTCCTGGCCGCCCCCGTGGAGCTGGGCATGCAGTCGGATCTCCGGCGCCACCACCAGCGCCCCGATGCCCTTGGGCCCGTACAGCTTGTGGCCGCTGAGGCTGAGCAGATCGATCCCCAGCCGGCGCGGCTCGAGTGCCATGTGGCCGAAGGCCTGTGCGGCGTCGCAGTGCCAGGGCACGCCGCGGCTGCGGCAGAGGCGCCCGATCGCCTCCAGCGGCTGGATCACCCCGATCTCGTTGTTGGCCGCCATCACGCTCACCAGCCGGGTGTCCGGGGTGATGGCGGCGTCCAGCCGTGCGGGGTCCAGGCGCCCGTCCGGATCCACCGGCAGCAGGGTCAGCTCCCAGCCGCGCCGCCGCAGGTCCTCCAGAGGGTCGAGCACGGCCCGGTGCTCGCTGACCACGCTCACCAGATGGCCCGGCGCCGCGGCGGTCTCCGCCAATCCCTTGAGAGCCAGGTTGTTGGCTTCGGTGGCTCCACTGGTGAACACCACCCAGTCCGGCGGCACATCGAGGTGGGAGGCGATCCGCTCGCGCGCGATGTCCACCGCTGCGGCCGCAGCCAGCCCGATGCGGTGGGCCCGGCTGGCGGGATTGCCGAACCCGCCATTCCAGTGGGGCTCCATGGCGGCCACCACCTCGGCCGCACAGGGGGTGGTGGCCTGGTGATCGAGGTAGATCAGAGGGGCGGGCAGGGGCTGCACTGGCGATCCGGTATCGCCATGCTGGCAACGCCGTCATGGCGGTCGCCCATGCCAGAACCGCTCCTCCGACCCAGGTCTCCTGCCCGCCGTCGCCGGCTTCCGATCGCCCTGGCGCTGCTGCCGGCGCTGCTGTCGCTTGCGGCGGCCGGCAGGACCCAGATCCTGAAGGGCGACCCGAGCCAGGCCCGGCCGGCCGAGCTGGTGCTGCTCTGGGAACGTCCGTACTGGGGCGGCGTCCAGGCTCTCGGTGTGTTCGATGTGGCCCCCGTCAGCAGCGACCCGACCCTGCGCCGCCTGAAGGTGTGGGATGAGAAACCGGAGCAGCTGCTGGTGCGCAACGAAAGCGTGCGCTGCGATCCCGAGCAGCCCCTGAGGGTGACCAGCGACGGCCAGGACCTGATCGTGCGCCAGCTCAACCCGGGCGGCCGCATCATTCCCAGCAACCGGGATGACCACCTGATCTGGTGGGCCGGGTGTCATCCGGAGCACGCCGGTGAGGACCCCGCAGGACTGGCCGAGACCGCGCGGCAGCTTGGCTACACCGGCCTTGTGGTGGAAACCCTGCAGCGCCTGCCGGGAGCCGGGCGCTGAACCCTGGATAGATTCCGCACAGTCCGTGCCGGAGCCGCACTGCGATGAGTGATCAGGCCTCTGCCCCTGAAGCCCCGAACGAGACGCCAGCCGAGCCGGTGGCGCCCCGGTTGCTTCTGGTGGACGATGAACCGGGCCTGAGGGCGGCGGTTCAGGCCTACCTGGAGGACGAGGGCTTCGAGGTGACCACCGCCGTGGATGGCGAGGAGGGCTGGGAGCGGGCCCAGACCCTCCATCCCGATGTGGTCATCAGCGACGTGATGATGCCGCGCTGCGATGGCTATGGCCTGCTCCAGCGCCTCCGGGCCGACGAGCGGCTGGGCGGCACGCCGGTGATCTTCCTCACCGCCAAGGGCATGACGGCCGATCGTACCCAGGGGTTCCTGGCGGGGGTGGACGACTACATCCCCAAGCCGTTCGATCCGGACGAGCTGGTGGCCCGCGTGCGCAACGTGCTGCGCCGGCAGGAGCGGCTGCTGGCGGAAGCCGCCCGCTTCGCCGATGCCGACATCGGCCAGATGGCCCGCCAGATCACCGAGATCCGCACCCTGCTGGCCGATGGCGGTCGCCGCAGCCCCGCCGATGCCGTGCAGCACGATTTCACCCCGCGGGAGGCCAGCGTGCTCCAGCTGGTGGCCGAGGGGCTGATGAACAAGGAGATCGCCCGTCAGCTGGAGACCTCGATCCGCAATGTGGAGAAGTACGTGAGCCGCCTCTTCATCAAGACTTCCACCTCCAGCCGCACCGAGCTCGTCCGCTACGCCCTCGAGCACGGTCTGGTGACCTGAGGACGCCGGTCCTCCGTGCGGGATCAACCTCGTCGGGCCCGCTCTCTTCCGGCCCCGCTTCCCGATGCAGCCGTCGCTCAACCAGGGCTGGACCTACCGGGACCGTGTGGGCCCCACCGATGCGGGCAAGACCGCGCTGGCCTTCTACAGCTCTCGCCATCGCCATTCCGATGCCGTCTGCTGGCAGCAGCGGCTGCTGCAGGGTCAGGTGCTGCGCGCCGGCCGCCCGCTCGGGCCGGAGACGCCGCTGCATCGAGGTGATCTGCTCCTGTGGAGGCGTCCGCCCTGGCTGGAGGCGGCGGTTCCCGATCAGTGGCAGGTGCTGCGCGATGACGGTGATCTGCTGGCTCTGGACAAACCCTCCGGCCTGCCTGTCATGCCCGGTGGCGGCTTCCTGGAGCACACTCTGCTGAGGCTGCTGCAGCGCCGCCATGCCGACGACCCCCGCGGCGTCCCGGTTCCGGTTCATCGCCTGGGTCGCCACACGTCAGGCGTGATGCTCTGCGCTCGCTCCGCCCGGGCCAGGGCGCGGCTCAGCCGCCTGTTCCGCGGCTGTAGTGAGCAGGCGGGTGACGGGTCGCGCGAGGGCACCGCGAAGGTGGGGCGAGCTGCGGAGTGGGGCCCCCTCCTGAAGAGGTACCGAGCCCTGGTCCCTCACAACGCGCTGCCGCTGCAGTGCGGCGAGAGCCGGGTGATCCGGGTCCCGATCGGGTTGCGGCCCCACCCTCTGCTCGGTCGGATCTGGTGTGCCGATCCCCCGGGTGGCCGGCCGGCCTGGAGCCGGATCACGCGCCTCGGGAAGGCGGAGGCTGGGGATGTGGCGGAGGTGCTGATCCGCACCGGCCGCCCTCACCAGATCCGCATCCACCTGGCCTGGTTCGGTGCTCCCCTGCTCGGGGATCCGCTCTACCGGGTCGGTGGGGCCGTTGATCCCGACCATGCGCCCGGTGACGGGGGCTATCACCTGCACGCGCACCGGCTCACACTGGTGGAGTCGGGTTCTGGCGTGCTGAAGCTGGAAGCCCCTGCGCCGCAGGCGCTGATCGCCTGTGCGGCAGGGTGGCTCCCCGAGAGCTGGGGTGGTGATGGCTGAAACGGTTTTCCTGCATCTGGGACTGCACAAGGCAGCCTCTTCTTCGTTTCAGGCGACCTGTGCGCAGAACAGCGATCTACTGCGCACGCAGGCAATCTGCTACCCGCCTTTCAGGCATCCTTCCTGTCCGGATCGCATCCTGGAGAATCACTCCTTACCGCTTCACTCGCTCTTCGCTGAGAGGCCTGAACAACATCACATCAATATCCAGTGTGGCATCGCAGACTGCACTCAGATCAACGACGTCAATATGCAGATTCTGAAGGATGCTCTATATGGATCTCGAGTCGTTCTTCTCTCTGCTGAGGATGTTTGCGACCTCAGCCAAAAGGACATGCGTCATCTCAGGCTGTTTCTCTCCGGCCGCTGCCGCCGCTTGATTCCTTTCGCGCTTGTCCGTTCACCCTATGCTCTGCATTGCTCCGCTCTCGCCGCGATGGTGGTGCATGGCGGCAGGCGCATGGACGCTGCCAGGCCGCTTCTGTCGCAGCGCTGGAAAATCGAGCGTCTGATGAAGGTGTTCGGGTCGGCGATTCGTTGGTTTTCGTTTGCGGAGGCCTGCTGTGCCAGCGGGGGGGCCTGTGGCATTCCTGCTGTCTTTTCTGGGGTTGGATCCCGGCCGATTCTCCATCGTTCGTGCCAATGACGGCCCGTCCAACGACTGGGTCAGGGCTCAGATGCTGGTGAACGCCATGGAACCCAGAATTGTGGATGAGGCCATCAATCCCGCCTGGTATCAGGTGCCGCCCCGTGCGGGAGCTCGTTTTCTCCTCACTGCCGCTGAGCTGGATGGGCTACGTGGTCAGCTGGAGGTCGAGAACAACTATCTGCGCCAACGCTTTGGCCAGACCTTCTGCGACCGGATGCTGCCGGTGTCCGATG
It encodes the following:
- a CDS encoding DUF2752 domain-containing protein encodes the protein MIKAWHPGLPGWECPLRSLTGVPCPSCFLTRATSATFRGDLESAVSLHAFGPLVAVGLFAWSFWALRQRRLLPPSLQGRHLVLAAVALLAYWLARLTLQWGFGMQVFPAAG
- a CDS encoding NAD(P)H-quinone oxidoreductase subunit H translates to MTQLETRTEPMVVNFGPHHPSMHGVLRLVVTLDGEDVVDCEPVIGYLHRGMEKIAENRTNVMFVPYVSRWDYAAGMFNEAITVNAPEQLADVPVPRRASYIRVLMLELNRIANHLLWLGPFLADVGAQTPFFYIFREREMIYDLWEAATGQRLINNNYFRIGGVAADLPWGWLEKCQDFCNWFGPKIDEYEKLITDNPIFRRRIEGLGVISREQAINWSLSGPMLRASGVPWDLRKVDHYECYDDFDWDVACATEGDCYARYRVRIQEMRQSLRILQQACTMIPGGPTENLEARRMAEGKTSEFAGFDYQYVAKKVAPTFKIPDGELYCRVESGKGELGVFIIGSNDVTPWRWKIRAADFNNLQILPHILQGAKVADIMAILGSIDVIMGSVDR
- the rsmH gene encoding 16S rRNA (cytosine(1402)-N(4))-methyltransferase RsmH; this encodes MDPGRWSPDLRKEAAIDRPPLDRFDHTSVLLEPVLELFAHAPARGVLLDATLGGAGHSAALLEAHPGWQLIGLDRDPTARAAARERLQCFGARAQVLAGSFAEHVPDQPLIGVLADLGVSSPQLDVPERGFSFRQPGPIDMRMDPTGSPSAADLLDTLPEQDLADLIYRYGEERLSRRIARRLVAQRPWSEPERTTADLAYAVAGCYPPRARRGRIHPATRTFQALRIAVNDELAALETLLARGPDWLAPSGVLAVISFHSLEDRRVKQAFLADPRLERLTRRAIQASPEEQERNPRSRSARLRAARRLKMAPG
- a CDS encoding DUF456 family protein; amino-acid sequence: MPSDPVWWLAVLIQALAVAGTLLPLLPGLVLLPLGALLWCWRTGWEQGWWALLLVGLLTLAGLLADLLALGLASARLQASRWAPVGAGIGLVLGVFGLLPALPVGGPLLAALVGPWLGAALVELWVALRPPQSLGGPAALRRGATVGLAVVAGLLVSKAAQLLLALLGMLGFVALTLVESGVAAGAG
- a CDS encoding cysteine desulfurase family protein, whose amino-acid sequence is MQPLPAPLIYLDHQATTPCAAEVVAAMEPHWNGGFGNPASRAHRIGLAAAAAVDIARERIASHLDVPPDWVVFTSGATEANNLALKGLAETAAAPGHLVSVVSEHRAVLDPLEDLRRRGWELTLLPVDPDGRLDPARLDAAITPDTRLVSVMAANNEIGVIQPLEAIGRLCRSRGVPWHCDAAQAFGHMALEPRRLGIDLLSLSGHKLYGPKGIGALVVAPEIRLHAQLHGGGQERGLRAGTLPVPLIAGLAEASALAQADRVERQQRCSELRQRLLTPLLELGDVVVNGSMEHRLAHNLSVTVRGVNGAALHRELRRSIACSSGSACSAGEPSHVLAALGRSRREAEASLRLSLGRQTSEGEVDAAGSRIADVVRQLRRDRPG
- a CDS encoding response regulator transcription factor, giving the protein MSDQASAPEAPNETPAEPVAPRLLLVDDEPGLRAAVQAYLEDEGFEVTTAVDGEEGWERAQTLHPDVVISDVMMPRCDGYGLLQRLRADERLGGTPVIFLTAKGMTADRTQGFLAGVDDYIPKPFDPDELVARVRNVLRRQERLLAEAARFADADIGQMARQITEIRTLLADGGRRSPADAVQHDFTPREASVLQLVAEGLMNKEIARQLETSIRNVEKYVSRLFIKTSTSSRTELVRYALEHGLVT
- a CDS encoding pseudouridine synthase, translating into MQPSLNQGWTYRDRVGPTDAGKTALAFYSSRHRHSDAVCWQQRLLQGQVLRAGRPLGPETPLHRGDLLLWRRPPWLEAAVPDQWQVLRDDGDLLALDKPSGLPVMPGGGFLEHTLLRLLQRRHADDPRGVPVPVHRLGRHTSGVMLCARSARARARLSRLFRGCSEQAGDGSREGTAKVGRAAEWGPLLKRYRALVPHNALPLQCGESRVIRVPIGLRPHPLLGRIWCADPPGGRPAWSRITRLGKAEAGDVAEVLIRTGRPHQIRIHLAWFGAPLLGDPLYRVGGAVDPDHAPGDGGYHLHAHRLTLVESGSGVLKLEAPAPQALIACAAGWLPESWGGDG